Genomic window (Candidatus Eisenbacteria bacterium):
GTCGTAGGCGAGCGGTCGCATCGGACATCCTCCTCTCATCGACGGTGCCGCATCCTCCGCGGCGCCAGGGTTGGTGGCGGGCGGCGCTTCGCCGGTGTGCCCGTCGCGACCTCTCCGAGGAACACCGCCGCCGCACGTCCCATCCGCTCCCGGAGCGGCTCGGCTGCGTCGCCGTAGAGCCAGTGGGTGATGGTGCCGTTGACCAGACTGTCGAACGCGGACGCGAGGTCCTGGGCGCGAAAGGTCCGGCTCAGCTCGCCGCGCTCCTGGCCGCGCGCCAGGAGCTGGACGAGGAGCTCGAGGGCGGCTTCGCCGGCCCGCTGCCCGACGCCCCCTTCGTCGAGCCCGAGACGCACCTTCGCGATCTCCCGGAACACGCCCCGATAGAACCGGCGGTCTTCCTCGATCCCCGCGCCCATCTCGTCGAAGAGGGCACGCACGAGCGTCGGCGTCGGCGTGGAAGTGTCGGCGAGGGCGTTGCGAAGCATGCCGTCGTAGTACGCGATGACGTCCTCGGTGATCGCTTCGACGAGGGCGTGCTTCGACCCGAAATGATTGAAGACGGTGGCGCGTGCGACGCCGGCGTCGGCCGCGACGTCGGCCATGGTCACCTCGTCGAACCCGCGGCTGGCGAACAAACGGCGGGCCGCGTCGACGATGCGGGCCCGCTGGTCGTCTCGACTCCGTGCGCGCTCCGGCGCCATTGGACTCGGGTCTAACACGAGGTTGGACTCGAGTCCAGAGCAAAATGAACCCTTTCGGCTTGAGACTTCGAACGGGGCGCACGTACACTCCTCGTATGCGTCTCGTGCTCGCGGCGGCCATCCTC
Coding sequences:
- a CDS encoding TetR/AcrR family transcriptional regulator codes for the protein MAPERARSRDDQRARIVDAARRLFASRGFDEVTMADVAADAGVARATVFNHFGSKHALVEAITEDVIAYYDGMLRNALADTSTPTPTLVRALFDEMGAGIEEDRRFYRGVFREIAKVRLGLDEGGVGQRAGEAALELLVQLLARGQERGELSRTFRAQDLASAFDSLVNGTITHWLYGDAAEPLRERMGRAAAVFLGEVATGTPAKRRPPPTLAPRRMRHRR